A part of Oncorhynchus kisutch isolate 150728-3 linkage group LG2, Okis_V2, whole genome shotgun sequence genomic DNA contains:
- the LOC109904289 gene encoding transmembrane protease serine 3-like — protein MADQENTEELAAPAAEESTATVTATEAEQTDTRRIEVVSVTDDDLPTVDTPSTLNVSPLDSPNDTPLPDTANKPEPTTEPKAPPPAPPSPAMPITKVQPFMNEEKTWCGRLVARRMELLIGASVLMVVFLMLGIGLGVGLSCVGKFRCGTSSRCISGSAQCDGVMDCENGEDELSCVRLSGKSSVLQVLSGGVWRTVCSEDWNSALGLSACKQLGYSRYVESRSLPLSAIEQDFQQNLVSINLSQSGQQAIKIQNATSLSKTQCSSGTVTTIKCLECGSRPQFSSRIVGGNVSALGQFPWQVSLHFQSEHLCGGSVVADSWILTAAHCVYGFAFPSLWAVHVGLTEQPVNGAQALAVQKIIYHGRYRPKALDYDIALMKLAEPLTFNGLVEPICLPNFGEDFEDGTMCWISGWGATSDGGDASDSLLSARVPLISSKACSTPGVYQGYISPGMICAGYLEGGTDSCQGDSGGPLACEDSVWKLVGATSWGQGCADRNKPGVYTRVTQSLKWIHQQMEKEEELNPSEVSTDN, from the exons ATGGCAGACCAAGAGAACACTGAGGAGCTAGCAGCTCCTGCTGCTGAGGAGAGCACAGCCACTGTCACG GCCACTGAGGCCGAGCAGACAGACACACGGAGGATAGAGGTGGTGTCTGTGACTGATGACGACCTTCCGACGGTCGATACCCCGTCCACATTGAATGTCAGTCCCCTCGACAGCCCCAATGACACCCCTCTACCTGACACTGCCAACAAACCTGAACCCACCACTGAGCCCAAAGCCCCGCCCCCTGCCCCACCAAGTCCAGCCATGCCAATCACTAAGGTCCAGCCTTTCATGAATG AGGAGAAGACATGGTGTGGCCGGTTGGTAGCTCGCAGGATGGAGCTGCTGATCGGAGCATCGGTCCTCATGGTGGTTTTTCTCATGCTGGGCATTGGGCTGGGAG TGGGTCTTAGCTGTGTGGGTAAGTTCCGCTGTGGTACGTCTTCTCGCTGCATCAGTGGCTCAGCGCAGTGTGACGGGGTGATGGACTGTGAGAATGGGGAGGACGAGCTTAGCTGTG TGCGTTTGAGTGGAAAGAGTTCAGTGCTCCAGGTGCTGAGTGGAGGTGTGTGGAGGACTGTCTGCTCTGAAGACTGGAACTCTGCTCTGGGCCTTTCTGCCTGCAAGCAGCTGGGCTACTCCAG GTATGTGGAGTCccgctccctccccctctctgctatAGAGCAGGACTTCCAGCAAAACCTGGTGTCAATCAACCTGAGCCAGTCGGGCCAACAGGCCATCAAGATTCAAAACGCCACCAGCCTCAG TAAGACTCAATGCAGCTCAGGGACGGTGACCACAATCAAATGCCTGG AGTGCGGCTCCAGACCCCAGTTCAGCAGTCGTATTGTTGGGGGTAATGTATCAGCACTGGGCCAGTTCCCCTGGCAGGTGAGCCTACACTTCCAGAGTGAACACTTGTGTGGAGGCTCTGTCGTAGCAGACAGCTGGATACTGACAGCTGCACACTGCGTGTATGG GTTTGCGTTCCCCTCACTGTGGGCAGTGCATGTAGGGTTGACCGAGCAGCCGGTGAATGGGGCTCAGGCTCTGGCAGTACAGAAGATTATTTACCATGGCCGCTACCGGCCCAAAGCTCTAGACTATGACATCGCTCTGATGAAGCTGGCTGAGCCACTCACCTTTAACG GTCTAGTGGAGCCCATCTGCCTACCTAACTTTGGGGAGGACTTTGAGGATGGGACCATGTGTTGGATCTCAGGCTGGGGGGCCACTTCAGATGGGG GTGATGCTAGTGATTCGTTGCTCTCTGCCCGGGTCCCACTCATCTCCTCTAAGGCGTGCAGCACGCCAGGCGTCTACCAGGGCTACATCTCCCCCGGGATGATCTGTGCAGGATACctggagggaggaacagactccTGCCAG GGAGACAGCGGGGGACCTCTGGCATGTGAGGACTCAGTGTGGAAATTGGTGGGGGCCACTAGCTGGGGCCAGGGCTGTGCTGATAGGAACAAGCCTGGGGTCTACACCCGCGTCACCCAGTCCCTGAAGTGGATCCACCAACAGATGGAG AAAGAAGAGGAGCTGAACCCCTCGGAAGTTAGTACGGACAACTGA